CGGCTGGAGGAGAGGCTTCCTGTGCATAACGGGCTTGCCCAGAGTGAGCAGGAGGCGTATAACTCCGTCTGGCCTGACCTGAAGTTATTGGCCCTGTCCGTACGGTGACCCCGTTTAGCCGGTGTCGGAGAAACCGGTAGGCGTCCTAACAGGACGCGGGAGGCGGAGTTATACTCCCACCGGGAGGTCAGCATAAACCGGTGCAGTACTCCCGTCCGGGTGGAACTCCCGGGCCGAGGTCCCCTGTCGCCCTGCCCCGCGGGGGCAAATCAAGTATTCGGAAAGGAGGCGAAAGCCTGGTCTGGGGGCCGACTTGGCTGGAGATAAAAACAGTCAAGTTTTTTGAACCAGGAGAAGCATTGGACAAGGTGGAAACCTACCCCCTGAGTCAGTATCCTGCCCTGGTACCGGTATTAAAAGAGGTGCGGCAGGGGGCCCAGGGGCTGAAAGTGCCGGAGCTTGGTACTCCTTTTGATGGTTGTGCCATTCGCCGCTGCCCGCAGACTATTGATAAAGGCATTTATCTGGTGGTTCTGGAGGAAGACGGACAGATGTTTTTTGTAGAAGATGATTTGCAGGCATTACCTCCCCTGGCATAAGGCCAGGGTTTTTTGCACATCCTTGATAAAAGTAATGGCACAAGCCATTAAATAAAGCAAAGGAGTGGTGAGCATGAGCGAGAAAAAAACTGTTGCCAACCTTTTAGCTGCTTTTGCCGGGGAAAGCCAGGCGCGCAACAAGTACACCTTTTTTGCCAGCATTGCCCGCAAGGAAGGCTGGCTGGAGATTGCCGAAATTTTTGAGGAGACTGCCAAGAACGAAAAAGAGCATGCCGAGGTTATTATTAAACTGCTGAAAAAACTGGGTGACAGCAAAATGAATCTGAAAGCGGCCATCGAAGGGGAAACCTATGAATGGCAGGATATGTATCCGGAATTTGAACGGGTGGCCCGGGAAGAAGGAGAAGAGGAAGCGGCCCGTTTCTTTGCGGAAGTG
Above is a genomic segment from Carboxydocella sporoproducens DSM 16521 containing:
- the rbr gene encoding rubrerythrin, whose product is MSEKKTVANLLAAFAGESQARNKYTFFASIARKEGWLEIAEIFEETAKNEKEHAEVIIKLLKKLGDSKMNLKAAIEGETYEWQDMYPEFERVAREEGEEEAARFFAEVQKVEKFHAERFQQLLKQLEEGTLLKKPETIHWQCRECGYIWEGNEPPAVCPLCGHERSYYKPMPREC